A single genomic interval of Chitinophaga sp. 180180018-3 harbors:
- the priA gene encoding primosomal protein N', with the protein MKYADVILPLALPKNYTYAVPENMAATLQVGSRVAVQLGKQKKYAGIVKAIHEQAPLYKTKPLLDMLDANPIVYPTQLAFWNWIASYYMCTEGEVLNAALPAHLKLSSETLLLFNDAFGDDFTSLDDDEYLIAEALHIRKELRIEEVQLILDKSEVYSVIKKLIEKKVLLVYEELKEVYKEKKESYVQLHAEYQQDEQLEALFNELGRAPKQMELLLAYLHLLKTQGTVLQQELLKKSGATTAQLKGLVDKGILWIEKRTVDRIPTGKVDAQIDFSLSPAQETALAEVRRHFTEKQVTLLHGVTSSGKTQVYVKLMEECLATGKQVLYLLPEIGLTAQVIRRLQKHFGSSIGIYHSRFNNNERVEIWNKVKSGEIRIILGARSSLLLPFRDLGLIILDEEHDTSYKQQDPAPRYHARDAAIYYAGLFKARVLLGSATPSLESYFNAQQGKYGLVELKERFGGIEMPAIEIVDIRKEMAEKTMDGHFTTALKDAISQNIADGKQVILFQNRRGYAPFLLCTTCGWIPHCKQCDVSLTYHRHQDKLHCHYCGTRYPYVHTCAACGSQTIEPKSFGTEKIEDDLQVIFPEARIARMDVDTVRNKDSHNKLIQLLEDRSIDILVGTQMVVKGLDFENVNLVGILSADNLLGFPDFRVNERAFQMMEQVSGRAGRKHGTGKVLIQANNTRHPILHYVMAHDYKAMYEAEIAERKEFGYPPFFRLLKLTIRHKDQMVAEQAARILASWLQPHIGAQLVGPAAPLVARVRNNYLQEMLIKLPREAKLIAHIKQVLQEFIIQLRAEKRFRTVAIIPDVDGV; encoded by the coding sequence ATGAAGTACGCAGATGTAATATTGCCATTGGCGTTACCTAAAAATTATACTTACGCTGTGCCTGAAAACATGGCCGCCACCCTGCAGGTGGGCAGCCGTGTAGCAGTGCAGCTGGGTAAGCAGAAAAAGTATGCAGGTATCGTAAAAGCTATCCATGAGCAGGCGCCTTTGTATAAAACAAAGCCACTGCTGGATATGCTGGATGCCAACCCTATCGTATATCCTACACAGTTAGCCTTCTGGAACTGGATAGCTTCCTATTACATGTGCACAGAGGGAGAAGTGCTGAATGCCGCACTCCCGGCGCATCTCAAGCTTTCCAGTGAAACCCTGCTGTTATTCAACGATGCCTTTGGAGATGATTTTACTTCACTGGACGATGATGAATATCTCATCGCAGAAGCATTGCATATACGAAAGGAACTGCGTATCGAGGAAGTACAACTGATCCTCGACAAATCGGAAGTATATTCCGTTATCAAGAAACTGATTGAGAAGAAAGTATTGCTGGTATATGAGGAGCTGAAAGAAGTATATAAAGAGAAGAAAGAAAGCTATGTGCAGCTCCACGCCGAATACCAGCAGGATGAACAGCTGGAAGCGCTTTTCAATGAGCTGGGCAGAGCGCCTAAGCAAATGGAGCTGCTGCTGGCCTATCTGCATCTGCTGAAAACACAGGGAACAGTGTTGCAGCAAGAGTTGCTGAAGAAATCAGGCGCAACTACTGCACAGCTGAAAGGACTGGTCGACAAAGGAATTCTCTGGATTGAGAAACGTACTGTTGATCGCATTCCTACCGGTAAGGTAGATGCGCAGATCGATTTCAGCCTCAGCCCGGCGCAGGAAACAGCCCTGGCGGAAGTACGCCGGCATTTTACCGAAAAGCAGGTGACACTGCTGCATGGGGTTACCTCATCCGGTAAAACACAGGTGTATGTGAAACTGATGGAGGAATGCCTGGCTACAGGCAAGCAGGTATTGTATCTGCTGCCGGAAATAGGACTTACGGCCCAGGTAATCCGTCGCCTGCAAAAGCATTTTGGCAGCAGCATTGGTATTTATCATTCCCGCTTCAATAACAACGAACGGGTGGAAATATGGAACAAGGTGAAGTCTGGCGAGATCAGGATCATACTGGGCGCACGTTCCAGCCTGTTGCTTCCTTTCCGGGATCTTGGGCTTATTATACTCGACGAAGAACACGATACTTCTTATAAACAGCAGGATCCTGCTCCCCGTTATCATGCGCGGGATGCTGCCATTTATTATGCCGGCCTGTTCAAGGCCAGGGTATTGCTGGGTTCCGCCACGCCTTCGCTGGAATCGTATTTTAATGCCCAACAGGGAAAATATGGCCTTGTTGAGTTGAAAGAACGCTTCGGTGGTATCGAAATGCCCGCCATCGAGATCGTGGACATCAGGAAGGAAATGGCGGAAAAAACAATGGACGGCCATTTCACCACTGCATTAAAGGATGCCATTAGTCAGAACATCGCAGATGGCAAGCAGGTAATCCTTTTCCAGAACCGCCGCGGTTATGCTCCGTTTCTGTTGTGTACCACCTGTGGCTGGATCCCACATTGCAAGCAATGTGATGTTTCACTCACGTATCACCGGCATCAGGATAAGCTGCATTGTCATTATTGCGGCACCCGTTATCCGTATGTGCATACCTGCGCTGCCTGTGGCTCTCAGACGATAGAACCTAAGAGCTTCGGTACCGAGAAAATAGAAGACGATCTGCAGGTAATATTTCCCGAGGCACGCATTGCCCGGATGGATGTGGATACGGTAAGGAATAAAGACAGCCATAATAAACTGATTCAGTTGCTGGAAGACCGCAGCATTGATATTCTCGTAGGAACCCAGATGGTAGTGAAGGGATTGGATTTTGAGAATGTGAACCTGGTAGGTATTCTCAGTGCTGATAACCTCCTGGGGTTTCCGGATTTCCGCGTAAACGAGCGCGCGTTCCAGATGATGGAGCAGGTAAGCGGTCGTGCCGGGCGCAAACACGGCACGGGTAAAGTATTAATACAGGCAAACAATACGCGGCATCCGATATTGCATTATGTAATGGCGCACGACTATAAAGCCATGTATGAGGCGGAGATCGCGGAGCGTAAGGAATTTGGTTACCCGCCTTTTTTCCGGTTGCTGAAATTAACTATCCGTCATAAAGATCAGATGGTAGCCGAACAGGCCGCCCGGATACTGGCCAGCTGGCTGCAACCGCATATTGGTGCACAATTGGTTGGGCCTGCGGCGCCGCTGGTGGCGAGGGTGCGCAACAATTACCTGCAGGAAATGCTGATCAAATTGCCCCGGGAAGCGAAGCTCATTGCACATATCAAACAGGTATTGCAGGAGTTTATTATACAGCTGAGAGCGGAGAAACGCTTCCGCACTGTAGCAATCATTCCGGATGTAGACGGCGTATAG
- a CDS encoding DUF3857 domain-containing protein codes for MKNWILLLAVAGIAILPLSMLAQGNSHLPESRNGQPHPQTLPSSNEPYTILDYRISRDFNISKGDKNPQMGWSHYRTIYKKIRINTKAGADSLTRLVMGFDANEGLRGLRIRVIKPGGETVDLNNEVRMIDLNDDNKAIIVNNLALEQGSQVEYELSLKVRYDYSGNDFLQSEIPCNQVSFTLIAPKTLTFRFKSSHGVPPLKDSTAGEIRYYQLHMNHLPAYPNNSLYYVLPQLKRIDFALQQAVEGKDTTRMNWQQFAENNYIPLVAVSKAEYKQLEKEIQKWPFVKYRLPVPQMIYLVEQYIKSNYQLVPSMETGETADISTILRSGRADKIGMTRLLNAAYYILNIPTQVLFTSSRDNLPIDSQLINYQLPKHTLLYFPTVQQSLAPTDMDTRFPCYPPLWSGLTAIRCRDTLVNEQSRVLTDFIETPVPAYTLSNITLDATLKSVSDPVWDVKQSFGGFPACNVKDAFGKAGGATEAKFRIYNSLLPFEPAMRKPVNVTTQNEVFNNQTLDKPVILNSTLNTPSLVENKNNSMVFHLGQLLGGTMPVDIPLPPADLPVQITFPYYQEKRIHITIPDGYKVANKEDFSADITDGNSPSIGFKIRCEQNGNQLTIFTLEWYRQENYTGSAKATFGKMLKRLQVLQLQDLILVKQ; via the coding sequence ATGAAAAATTGGATCCTCCTTCTGGCTGTTGCAGGTATTGCAATACTTCCGTTATCTATGCTGGCGCAAGGTAACAGCCATCTTCCGGAATCCCGGAACGGACAACCACACCCGCAAACACTCCCTTCTTCCAACGAACCATATACCATACTGGATTACAGGATATCAAGGGATTTCAATATCAGCAAAGGCGATAAGAATCCGCAAATGGGCTGGTCGCACTACCGGACGATATACAAGAAAATCCGGATCAATACCAAAGCCGGGGCCGACAGTCTCACCCGGCTCGTCATGGGATTCGATGCCAATGAAGGCCTCCGGGGCCTCCGCATACGTGTGATCAAACCGGGCGGCGAAACAGTTGACCTCAATAACGAGGTAAGAATGATAGACCTGAATGATGATAATAAAGCCATCATTGTGAATAACCTCGCGCTGGAACAAGGCAGCCAGGTGGAATATGAACTGAGCCTCAAAGTCAGATACGATTACTCCGGCAACGACTTCCTCCAGTCGGAAATCCCCTGCAACCAGGTAAGCTTCACCCTGATTGCGCCCAAAACACTGACATTCAGATTCAAAAGCAGCCATGGCGTACCGCCGCTGAAAGACAGCACCGCCGGCGAAATCCGCTACTACCAGCTGCATATGAACCATCTTCCGGCCTATCCCAACAACAGCCTGTATTATGTACTGCCTCAGCTTAAACGAATCGATTTCGCATTGCAACAGGCTGTAGAAGGCAAAGATACTACCCGCATGAACTGGCAACAGTTCGCTGAAAATAATTATATACCGCTGGTAGCTGTCTCCAAAGCAGAATACAAACAACTGGAAAAGGAAATACAAAAATGGCCGTTTGTAAAGTATCGCCTCCCGGTTCCCCAGATGATTTACCTGGTGGAACAATATATAAAATCCAACTACCAGCTGGTACCTTCCATGGAAACCGGAGAAACCGCTGACATCAGCACTATCCTGCGTTCCGGAAGGGCCGATAAGATTGGTATGACCCGGTTGCTGAATGCTGCTTACTATATACTGAATATACCAACGCAGGTACTCTTCACTTCCTCACGCGATAACCTTCCGATCGACAGCCAGCTGATTAATTACCAGCTGCCTAAACATACCCTGCTGTACTTTCCGACAGTACAACAGTCGTTGGCACCAACGGATATGGATACACGCTTTCCGTGTTATCCGCCGTTATGGTCTGGTTTGACCGCCATACGTTGCCGCGATACGCTTGTAAATGAACAAAGCCGTGTGTTGACCGATTTCATTGAAACACCGGTTCCTGCGTATACGCTCAGTAACATTACACTGGATGCTACACTTAAATCAGTCAGCGACCCTGTATGGGACGTGAAACAATCGTTCGGAGGTTTTCCGGCCTGTAATGTAAAGGATGCCTTTGGCAAGGCTGGAGGTGCTACTGAGGCGAAATTCAGGATATACAATTCCCTGTTGCCTTTTGAGCCTGCAATGAGAAAGCCTGTAAACGTTACTACACAAAATGAAGTGTTTAATAACCAGACGCTCGATAAGCCCGTGATCCTGAACAGCACGCTGAATACTCCATCTCTCGTTGAAAATAAAAACAACAGTATGGTCTTCCACCTCGGTCAGCTATTGGGAGGCACCATGCCTGTAGACATACCGCTTCCTCCAGCGGATCTGCCAGTACAGATCACTTTCCCGTACTACCAGGAAAAACGGATACACATCACCATTCCCGACGGTTATAAAGTAGCGAATAAAGAGGATTTTTCGGCAGATATCACCGACGGTAATTCTCCATCCATTGGATTCAAAATAAGGTGTGAGCAAAATGGGAATCAGCTGACTATTTTTACGCTCGAATGGTATCGTCAGGAAAACTATACAGGCAGCGCCAAGGCTACTTTCGGTAAGATGCTTAAAAGGCTGCAGGTACTTCAGTTACAGGATCTGATATTGGTAAAACAATAA
- a CDS encoding oxidoreductase produces the protein MSKTAIVIGATGLTGTHLVAALLQDPAFSKVKVLVRQPWAHARPKLESIIVDFDDEAALASVLQGDILFCCIGTTIKKAGSQENFRAVDYAIPVRCATIAYTQGVSQFLVISSIGANERSRNFYLRTKGEMEVAVQDIKFQSLAIFRPSFLLGQRQEFRPGEWISKYLILLFYFLLQGKWKKYRGIKAATVANAMMIAAKEAIGGVSIYESDAIQLMGAS, from the coding sequence ATGAGTAAAACTGCGATTGTTATTGGTGCTACCGGACTAACAGGCACCCACCTGGTGGCGGCTTTGCTTCAGGATCCGGCATTCAGTAAGGTAAAAGTACTGGTTCGGCAACCCTGGGCCCACGCCCGTCCTAAGCTGGAAAGCATTATCGTGGATTTTGATGATGAAGCAGCCCTTGCCTCAGTGCTCCAGGGAGATATACTGTTTTGCTGTATCGGCACTACTATCAAAAAAGCTGGCTCCCAGGAAAATTTCCGGGCGGTGGATTATGCCATCCCCGTAAGATGCGCCACCATTGCCTATACACAGGGCGTTTCCCAGTTCCTCGTGATCTCCTCCATCGGAGCCAATGAACGATCCCGCAATTTTTACCTGCGCACCAAAGGAGAAATGGAAGTGGCTGTTCAGGATATAAAATTCCAAAGCTTAGCTATTTTCAGACCATCTTTCCTCCTCGGACAACGGCAGGAATTCAGACCTGGCGAATGGATCAGTAAATACCTGATCCTCCTTTTCTATTTCCTGCTGCAGGGCAAATGGAAAAAATACAGGGGCATAAAGGCAGCCACCGTTGCCAATGCCATGATGATTGCCGCCAAAGAAGCCATTGGCGGAGTGAGCATCTATGAATCAGACGCCATCCAGCTGATGGGCGCCTCGTGA
- the murB gene encoding UDP-N-acetylmuramate dehydrogenase, whose amino-acid sequence MQVSENVLLKSYNTFGIEAVARYFAPFSDADELLALTAEQQASGLPHMILGGGSNILFTKDFNGWVLKNEIKGISIIGEDNDYVYVKAGAGENWHGFVQYCIGQQLAGLENLSLIPGNVGASPMQNIGAYGVEIKDVFHELTALHLHDKQVVTFRNSDCHFGYRESVFKRAYRNQFAILSVTYRLSRQPHFNTSYGAINEELQRMNVQELSIQAISQAVINIRSSKLPDPAKIGNAGSFFKNPTIGKAQYEALRATFPQIVAYPVADDHFKLAAGWLIEQCGWKGFRRGDAGVHARQALVLVNYGHAHGNEIYALSQEILESVKEKFGVDLEREVNIA is encoded by the coding sequence ATGCAGGTATCAGAAAATGTTCTGCTCAAATCATATAATACTTTCGGTATAGAGGCTGTGGCACGCTATTTTGCACCGTTTTCCGATGCAGACGAGTTGCTGGCACTGACAGCAGAACAGCAGGCTTCCGGCCTGCCCCACATGATACTGGGAGGAGGGAGCAATATCCTTTTCACCAAGGATTTCAACGGCTGGGTATTAAAGAATGAGATCAAAGGGATCAGTATCATCGGAGAAGATAACGACTACGTATATGTGAAAGCCGGCGCAGGGGAGAACTGGCATGGCTTTGTACAATATTGCATTGGGCAGCAGCTGGCCGGTCTCGAAAATTTGTCGCTGATCCCCGGCAATGTGGGCGCCAGCCCCATGCAGAATATAGGGGCATATGGAGTAGAGATCAAAGATGTGTTTCATGAACTAACAGCCCTGCACCTGCACGACAAGCAGGTAGTAACTTTCCGGAACAGCGATTGCCACTTTGGCTACCGCGAAAGTGTATTTAAAAGAGCATACCGTAATCAGTTTGCGATACTGTCGGTCACCTACCGGCTCAGCAGGCAGCCGCACTTCAATACCAGCTATGGCGCTATCAACGAAGAGCTGCAGCGCATGAATGTGCAGGAGCTGTCGATCCAGGCTATCAGCCAGGCGGTGATCAATATCCGGAGCTCTAAGTTGCCCGACCCGGCAAAGATTGGCAATGCCGGCAGTTTCTTCAAGAATCCGACCATTGGTAAAGCACAATATGAAGCGCTGCGCGCCACCTTCCCGCAGATCGTTGCCTACCCGGTAGCAGACGATCATTTCAAGCTGGCTGCCGGCTGGCTGATAGAACAATGCGGCTGGAAGGGCTTCCGCCGCGGAGATGCAGGTGTACATGCCCGCCAGGCATTAGTGCTGGTAAATTACGGCCACGCCCATGGCAATGAAATATATGCACTCTCCCAGGAAATACTGGAAAGTGTAAAAGAGAAATTCGGAGTAGACCTGGAAAGAGAGGTGAATATAGCATAG
- a CDS encoding YpdA family putative bacillithiol disulfide reductase: protein MNAAFDVLIVGGGPIGLACGLEAQRAGLTYVIVEKGCVVNSLYNYPLYMTFFSTSERLEIGNVPFVSINPKPTRPEALEYYRRVATSNLLSIKLFETVEQITPNAGEYKITTNKGLYHARHVVIATGFYDIPNMLNIPGEHLPKVTHYYKDPHFYSTQDVVVVGAHNSAVDAALETYRKGARVTMVIRQEGIGSRVKYWVKPDIENRIKEGSIRAYFHSSLQAIREKEVDIATPEGIVTIPNNFVIAMTGYQPNFGLLEKTGIALSADDLKLPAYNPATMETNMPRIYLAGVVCGGMNTHVWFIENSRDHAQKIIAHIRNSG, encoded by the coding sequence ATGAACGCTGCATTTGATGTACTGATCGTAGGTGGAGGCCCCATCGGGCTTGCCTGCGGTCTGGAAGCCCAGAGAGCCGGGCTAACCTATGTGATTGTGGAAAAAGGCTGTGTGGTAAATTCTCTTTATAACTACCCGCTGTATATGACCTTCTTTTCCACTTCCGAACGACTGGAAATAGGCAATGTTCCGTTTGTTTCCATCAATCCCAAGCCTACCAGGCCGGAAGCACTGGAATATTACCGTAGGGTAGCTACCTCCAACCTGCTCAGTATAAAACTGTTTGAAACAGTAGAACAGATCACTCCCAACGCCGGTGAATACAAGATTACGACCAACAAGGGATTATATCATGCCAGGCATGTAGTGATTGCCACCGGCTTTTATGATATTCCCAACATGCTCAATATCCCCGGGGAGCATCTCCCGAAAGTGACGCATTATTACAAAGATCCACACTTCTACTCCACACAGGATGTAGTGGTAGTGGGCGCCCATAACTCTGCTGTAGACGCAGCACTGGAAACCTACCGCAAAGGCGCCAGGGTCACAATGGTCATTCGCCAGGAAGGTATCGGATCGAGAGTGAAATACTGGGTAAAACCGGATATAGAAAACAGGATCAAAGAAGGCTCCATCAGAGCATACTTTCATTCTTCCCTGCAAGCCATCCGCGAAAAAGAAGTTGATATCGCTACTCCTGAAGGAATAGTCACCATTCCAAACAATTTCGTCATTGCCATGACAGGTTACCAGCCCAATTTCGGACTACTGGAAAAAACAGGGATCGCCCTCTCTGCCGATGACCTGAAGTTGCCGGCTTACAACCCGGCTACAATGGAAACCAACATGCCCCGTATTTATCTGGCGGGCGTTGTGTGCGGCGGGATGAACACCCATGTATGGTTTATAGAAAACTCGCGCGATCATGCGCAGAAAATAATTGCGCATATCAGGAACAGTGGTTAG
- a CDS encoding gamma-glutamyl-gamma-aminobutyrate hydrolase family protein (Members of this family of hydrolases with an active site Cys residue belong to MEROPS family C26.): MHIHCFQHVPFEGLGCIANWATTKGHNVTFTRWYESTDTASLEAADWLIVMGGPMGVYEQAKYPWLTTEITLIREAILQGKKVLGICLGAQLTAAALDANVYPHTQPEIGWFPLDVSFQGGAAPLQQVLPNHFNTFHFHGDTFDIPAGATRFAASAACSHQAFVWKDRVIALQFHMELTAEGLLEMIAHCAGSIAAGGPFVQTEEKIRQHINLLAQNNETMYRLLDYMAAL; the protein is encoded by the coding sequence ATGCATATTCATTGCTTTCAACATGTACCTTTCGAAGGATTAGGCTGCATAGCCAACTGGGCAACCACCAAAGGGCACAACGTGACCTTTACCCGCTGGTACGAAAGTACTGATACGGCTTCCCTGGAAGCGGCCGACTGGCTTATTGTGATGGGTGGCCCTATGGGCGTGTATGAGCAGGCGAAATACCCCTGGCTGACCACTGAAATAACACTCATCCGGGAAGCCATCCTGCAGGGGAAAAAAGTACTGGGCATCTGCCTCGGCGCGCAGCTCACTGCTGCGGCGCTGGATGCCAATGTATACCCGCATACACAACCGGAAATAGGCTGGTTTCCGCTGGATGTCAGTTTCCAGGGTGGTGCTGCCCCGCTGCAACAGGTATTGCCCAATCATTTCAATACTTTTCATTTTCATGGCGATACTTTCGATATACCCGCGGGCGCTACACGCTTCGCTGCATCGGCCGCATGCAGCCACCAGGCCTTTGTCTGGAAAGATCGCGTAATCGCACTGCAGTTCCATATGGAACTGACTGCCGAAGGCCTGTTGGAAATGATCGCCCATTGTGCCGGCAGTATTGCCGCCGGCGGCCCTTTTGTACAAACGGAAGAAAAGATACGTCAGCATATAAACCTGCTGGCTCAGAATAATGAAACCATGTACCGCCTGCTGGATTATATGGCAGCGCTGTAA
- a CDS encoding SAM-dependent methyltransferase — MSRLPATKSGTYMAAFRAIESTRPPAERLLYDPFAAAFLPALYQAIIACCSIRLIRNIVTACIQFRWPGSFTAGIAGTRMIDDMIIHAVQTQGINQVIILNATFDTRAHRLNIGVPVHFVEMDHPALQMTKRKILASLSGLPVVHVDYVQFDMNTQLISDVIPQLFYQEHYKTLFLWEGVTTWQEAKVGEAIFHHIRTFRPGTQFIFTYAEKAVLDNPEAFYGFTSIDRRLRRHGENWDFGIVPETLHAYLNAHNIQLHYDGGASAYRARYFGEKSKHMKGYEYFRIARAEIK; from the coding sequence ATGAGTCGTTTACCCGCCACGAAATCCGGTACCTATATGGCTGCTTTTCGCGCCATTGAAAGTACCAGGCCACCTGCAGAGCGCCTGCTTTATGATCCATTTGCAGCAGCTTTTCTGCCGGCCCTTTATCAGGCCATCATTGCCTGTTGCAGCATTCGGCTGATCCGTAATATTGTGACTGCCTGTATACAATTCCGCTGGCCTGGTTCGTTTACTGCCGGTATTGCCGGAACGAGGATGATAGACGACATGATCATACATGCAGTTCAAACACAAGGCATCAATCAGGTTATTATTCTCAATGCCACCTTTGATACCAGGGCTCACCGGCTGAACATCGGTGTACCGGTGCATTTCGTGGAGATGGATCATCCGGCACTACAGATGACGAAACGTAAAATACTGGCATCCCTCAGCGGCCTGCCGGTTGTTCATGTAGATTATGTGCAGTTCGATATGAATACGCAGCTGATCTCAGATGTAATACCACAGCTGTTTTACCAGGAACATTACAAAACGTTATTTCTTTGGGAGGGAGTAACTACCTGGCAGGAAGCCAAAGTGGGAGAAGCGATATTCCATCATATCAGAACTTTCCGGCCGGGTACACAATTCATCTTTACCTATGCAGAAAAAGCGGTACTCGACAATCCGGAAGCGTTCTATGGCTTTACCAGTATAGACCGCCGGCTGCGCCGCCACGGTGAAAACTGGGACTTCGGAATCGTTCCGGAAACATTGCATGCCTACCTCAACGCCCACAACATACAACTGCACTATGATGGCGGAGCCTCCGCCTACCGCGCACGGTACTTCGGTGAAAAGAGCAAACACATGAAGGGCTATGAATATTTCAGAATTGCAAGAGCAGAAATAAAATAG
- a CDS encoding putative sulfate exporter family transporter, which translates to MQQEKTAPTWLPQHTQKLIFLGAGAITLLPVVPAPVALLLGIAIAQTTGNPFTAVTPRLTHWLLQFAIIGMGFGMDVHSALRAGKEGFWFTIAAIAGTLLTGAVMGRLLGIDKKTAHLISCGTAICGGSAIAAIAPVMKAEEKQVSVALGIIFLLNALALFIFPFAGHLLHLSQQQFGLWSAIAIHDTSSVIGAAGKYGDEALQIATTVKLSRALWIIPVAFITTLLFKTDGGKIRIPWFIGLFVVVLLVHPHIPLLTQAGPFLVKSAKTGLSLTLFLIGTNLSRSALRGIGRKPLIHGVLLWVMISAGTLLAICCLV; encoded by the coding sequence ATGCAACAAGAAAAAACAGCACCCACGTGGTTGCCGCAACATACACAAAAGCTTATCTTCCTCGGTGCAGGAGCCATTACCCTGCTGCCGGTAGTTCCTGCGCCGGTAGCGCTGCTGCTGGGGATCGCGATCGCGCAGACTACCGGTAATCCATTCACTGCCGTTACACCACGCCTTACCCACTGGCTGCTGCAGTTTGCTATCATTGGGATGGGATTTGGCATGGACGTGCATAGTGCGCTGCGTGCAGGAAAGGAAGGTTTCTGGTTCACGATAGCCGCGATTGCCGGTACCTTACTCACCGGCGCTGTGATGGGCCGCCTGTTGGGGATAGATAAAAAAACGGCTCATCTTATTTCCTGCGGCACCGCTATCTGCGGTGGTAGCGCTATTGCAGCAATAGCACCGGTGATGAAAGCCGAAGAGAAACAGGTGTCCGTAGCCCTGGGCATCATCTTTCTGCTGAATGCCCTGGCCCTGTTTATATTCCCGTTTGCCGGACATCTGCTGCATCTCAGCCAGCAACAATTCGGACTATGGAGCGCCATCGCCATTCACGATACCAGTTCTGTAATAGGCGCCGCCGGCAAATACGGCGATGAAGCCCTGCAAATCGCCACCACAGTGAAACTGTCACGCGCATTATGGATCATCCCGGTGGCCTTCATTACCACACTGCTTTTCAAAACCGACGGTGGGAAAATCAGGATTCCCTGGTTTATAGGCTTGTTTGTAGTCGTACTGCTGGTACATCCACATATTCCGCTGCTAACGCAGGCCGGTCCTTTCCTCGTAAAAAGCGCCAAAACAGGTTTATCCCTTACCCTGTTCCTGATAGGTACCAATCTCAGTAGAAGTGCACTCCGGGGTATAGGTCGCAAACCATTGATACACGGTGTGTTACTCTGGGTGATGATCAGTGCCGGTACCCTGCTGGCCATCTGTTGTCTGGTATAG